The DNA region ACGCGGAGCAAATGGAACGGACGCCGAACGACCTGGCACTGCTTGAAGTCGAAGAATTGCAGAACGAACTCTCCAACCAGTTCCCGGAGATTGAATGGGCGCCACGGATCCACTTCGGCGGACTGCTGGATATCCCGGACGAAACTGGCGAAACCCGCGCGCAGGGGCCGGCTGGGGGATTGGCGGTTGATCTGCTGAATCCATCCAGTGATGAAATTCAGCGGATGGGACTTCGCGATGGATTGGTTCAAGGGCGCCTTCCGGAAGAGCCGTTCGAGATACTGGTAAGCGACGAATTTGCTCAATCGCTGGATCTCGAAATCGGTCAATCGGCTACGCTCATCAGCACCGGTATGTATGGCGGTATGGCGATGCAGAATTTCGAGGTGGTCGGCACGGTGCATTTCGGCATTCAGGCGCTGGATCGCGGCGGAATCATCGCCGATATCAGCGGCATCCGCCGGACGCTAAACATGGATGACGGGGCAGGAGAATTGTTGGGATTTTTTAAAGACGGACAGTATGAGGAGGAACGGGCGGACGCAGTGGTACAGAAATTCGAACAGCTCTACTCATCTCTGGAAGGGGATTTCACACCAGCCATCCTTAAACTGACCGACCAGAACGACCTGGGTTCCATGTACGCGTATGTGGACGTCGTCTCCTCGATTATGGTATTTATCTTCGTCCTGGTGATGTCCATCGTG from Candidatus Neomarinimicrobiota bacterium includes:
- a CDS encoding FtsX-like permease family protein; protein product: MTWFLLKGLLRDRSRSLFPLLVTAAGVLLTVFMYSFIEGEMADMVTNNANYQTGHVKVVTRAYAEQMERTPNDLALLEVEELQNELSNQFPEIEWAPRIHFGGLLDIPDETGETRAQGPAGGLAVDLLNPSSDEIQRMGLRDGLVQGRLPEEPFEILVSDEFAQSLDLEIGQSATLISTGMYGGMAMQNFEVVGTVHFGIQALDRGGIIADISGIRRTLNMDDGAGELLGFFKDGQYEEERADAVVQKFEQLYSSLEGDFTPAILKLTDQNDLGSMYAYVDVVSSIMVFIFVLVMSIVLWNAGLMGTLRRYGEYGVRLAIGEEKSHIYRTMIIESVMIGLVGSVVGTALGLAASYYMQSHGIDVGNLMGSATILFPDVVRAKVTTASYYVGFFPGLLATTLGSMIAGLGIYKRETATLFKELEVQ